DNA from Dasypus novemcinctus isolate mDasNov1 chromosome 19, mDasNov1.1.hap2, whole genome shotgun sequence:
CTCAGAACAACCCCGTGAGTAGGTGCCAGCCGTTCCcgccattttacaggtgaggactCTGAGGGCAGGTCCTCGTCCAAGGGCACAGAGCCCAGAAAGACAATGTCAGGTTTGTTCCTGTGGCGTGGAGTGGCTACATAGATACTCAACAAATCTTTTATTCATCCCCTTGTTGAACAGATTTCTGTGTTCAACAAATATTGGCCACCTGTGCAGTGCCTGTGCTGGGAACAGCAAAACAGGTGAAATCCTGTGCCCTCATGGAGCTCGCATTCTTGTGGAAGAGACCAAAATAGACAATAAGCAACGAAGAAGTGAATTATCTATCATGTTAGGGCTCAGGAAAGAAATAGCAGGGAGGCTGTGGTTTCAAACGGCGTGGCCGGGAGAGGCTTCACTGAGAAAACGTGGTTTGAGTAAAGGCGGGAGGGGTAGGAGGGGGCCTTGTGGATATTTGGCCTAGGCCAAGGGAACGGCAGGGACACGGGCCGGGGGGCAGCTGTTAATAGCAGGGACGCTGGTGGGTTGGAGGGGAGTTGGGGCAGTGGGGGtgtggctgggggagggggaggagcaggAGTCCTAGGAGATGGGTCCCCACATCTGTGTGCAGGGGAACTGAGGAAACATCCAGAACATTCTTCTAGAACCCCTGGGTCAGGTGGGGTAGCCATGCAGCATTATTCAAGTCAATGCCGTAGGGGCAGATTTCTCCTGGGGAGCTCTTGTAGGCATGGAACTTTCTCGGGGGTTTTCTGGAAGCTTCTAGAGACAAGGCACCATCCCGGTTCCAGCCCTGGAGAAGCACCAGGCTAGGGCCCCGAAACCAGGGTCTGCAGCGCGGCCCCCGTGTGTCCGCAGGAAAAGGCATACAGATCTGGAAGAAGAGAGGCGCCGTCTACGAGGGGGACTGGAAGTTTGGGAAACGAGATGGCTACGGCACCCTCAGCCTTCTCGACCAAGAAACAGGCAAGTCCCGCAGAGTGTACTCTGGCTGGTGGAGAGACGATAAGAAAGCGGTGAGTCGTTCCCATCATGCCTTGGGGCAGGGGCTGAAGCCAGGCTGTGcgcactgtgtgtgtgtgagtgtgtgtgtgtgtgtgtgtgtgtgtgtggagggggcagaggaaggggtgggggatTGCCAAGGCTTCTCAGAGCAAAACCAGGAAACAGGAAGCACAAGGAGAGGCCAGGGAGGAGCCCACGAAACCCTGGGGCTCCCGGCAGCCAGCAGGCTCTGTGGGGCGAGGACACCCCACCCTCTTCCTGCTCATTTCCGGGCTGGCTTTTCCCTGGGGCTCCCTTTCTGAGAATTCCCTTTCTGCTGGGCCTGGATTAAAGGGGGTGGTAGGAAAAGTGAGGGTAGAAGAGCAGAGGCCGCTGCCTGGGCTGCGGGACCAGAGGAAGGGCTGGAGATATCTCCAGAGGTgtgaggcaggcagggagggTCCTCAACCCGTAAGCCCACACTGGGGACGGACTTCCTCAGGTTCACTTACAACCTCGCAGGAACCCTCTTTGCGTGCCAGGAAAACAGAGAATAGGGACTGCTGTGGAGTACCTTCTGTCGTGAGCCTCGCGAGTGATACATGGTACTTCTCCTAACTTTCACCAAAGaacatcattattattatcattcccattttaccgATGAGGAAACAAGTTCAGAGAGGTTAGGTACTTTGCCTGGGGTCACACAGCTAAGTGGAAGAGCCCAGGATTTCATGATCCCTGCTCTCAGATTGTTTATTGGTTAGTGGGGGAGAGAGGCCCCCAAATAATCAATTTACATGACATATGTCATTAGGCTAGAGCTTTCACAGGGAGCCCAGGCTAGAGAATTCAGGGCAGGCTTCCTGTAGGACGTGACACCACAAACTGCTACGAAGAAGGGGATTGGAGGCGGAAGcagcagagggaaggaaatgtCCAACAGCAgcgtgtgttgtgtgtgtgtcgACTGGGGTGACGGGCTGGAGcaaggagaggggtgagggagggTTTGAAGTCTACCGCAGGCAGGCAGGATTTGGGGGCTGCTTAATCCAGCCTCCTTGGGTGGGCTCCGCGGGAGGTCAGGAACCCCCGCGGCAGGACACTGAGCGTGGTGCTGGTGTTCTTTTATCTCCCCAGTGCTTCATCCCATCCCAGGGGAGCCTGCACTCAGAGTGGGGTCACGACCAGAGCTGGGGGGCAGCGTGATCGGGTGGGCGTCTGAAAGCTCCCCCTggctctgggggaggggagggccgcgtgggggaggggggaagggactGGCGGCTCCAGGAAGGCGGCaccaagggagggaggggagaggacagGCCGGCGGGGTTCTCAAGGCATGGCCTGGGACAGTCGTCgcgctgggggagggaggaggcaaggaagagtCCCAGGTGTCGAGCCGAGGGACCCCGAAGGCTGGGGGGGTGCGCGGGGGCCGTGGCCAAGGACACCTTCGTGCTTCCAGGGCTATGGGATCCAGTTTTTCGGACCCAAGGAGTATTACGAGGGTGAGTGGTGCCGCAGCCAGCGCAGCGGGTGGGGCCGCATGTACTACGGCGACGGCGACGTCTTCGAGGGCCAGTGGTGGAACGACAAGCCCCACGGGGAGGGCATGCTGCGCCTGAGTGagtgccccgccccgccccaggcggcctggccccgccccaggcggcctggccccgccccgagccccacccccgggcggGGCACTGGCCACGCCCCCCCCAAGCACAGACCAGATCCCTGCCTTCAGGGGGCGGAGCCTCCAGCAAGGGAGCTGATAGGAGCCTACACTTACCTGGTGCTGAGGCTCACTGGGTTTTCAGAACGACCCTGTAAAATGGGTGCTCTCACCACCCCCACTTTATAAAagaattgaggcacagagaggctgagTCCCTTGCCCCGGGTCACACAGCCTGTAGTGGTGGACACAAAAGTGCTTAGGAGAACAGAGAACTGGAAGGAGTGTGGGCAGATGACTTAGGAGTCGAGGGCCAGGGGCTAGTGTAGGTTCACTTCAGAGCAGGGGATGGATGCTTCTGTGACAAGCTGGCGTTTGAACTGCGACCTGAGGAAGAGAAGGAGCATCTATGCCCTGAGCCAGGGGAGGGGACGAGCAAGGGAGAAGCTGACACTGGTGTCAGGACGTAATCCACAGTCCGCACAGCAGCCAGAGGAAGCTTCTCCAGACACGAGGTGGACCTCCCCACTGCCCGGCTTTCCCCTCCTCCATAGCTCCCTGTGGCCCCAGGATCTGCTCACGGCCCTCAGGTGGGCTCGGGGGCCCCTAGCCTGAGGGCCTTGCTCATCCCGCcacacctccctccccccacacctccctcccccagctcccttGGTTTCAGCCAAGCTCACTTCCTTTCAGTTCCTCCCACAATTTCTGCCTCAGGGCCCTGGCGCTGCTGTTCGCTCTGCCTGGGAGGCTTTCCCCTCAGATCTTTGCACTGTCCCCTACCGAGGGGAGCCGTCCCTGTCCACTCCAAAGGAAGCacatcctcccctccccacccattatctcagcacctgcttcctacgCTTCCTAGCATGGGTGGGTGATCTCACACAAGGTGTtttgcctctctgtgcctccgtttcctcatctgtcaaatgggaataACAGCACCTACTTCATAGGGCTGTGGTGGGACTCGGTGGGTGAGTCTGTCACGGGcttagaacagggcctggcacctGGGAAGCGCTCTGCAAAACTAGCCTCGTCCCTCCCCCTGCGAGCCAGACGGGAGAGGGGGCTGCGTCTGTTTCCTTCACCAGTTTCCCTAGCACCTGGCACAGTGGGTGTTCTCGTGAAAAAACAGCAGTCAGGATTCCAGCCACCGGTGAAGGTGGCGGAGCTGAGGCAGTGGTGCAGCTGGGGAAGGGCTAGGCCAGCCACTTTCTCAGAAGTAAGGACTTAAAACACCTCATTCGGCCACCCCTTTAACAAGGGGACATTTAACTGTCACTTCCACATTTCCTTCGCCCTTGCCATACACATCCTGGCATTCTGACGGTCCCGGGGGGCTCCAGAGGCAGGACGCCCCCTCCCCGGCAGCCCAGCTCCCTGCCTGCCGGGCCCAGCCCTGCGCTTAGAGCTGTGAGTGCCTCGTTGCAGCGGCCGGGCCTCTGGAGCAGCCTGCCTGGGCTCCAGCCCTGGCTTGTGCTCTTACCAGCTGCGTGACCTCGGGCGGTTTGCTTAAGTGCTCTCTTAATCGTGGCTGCTGAGATGAACAGGCCTTGGCGTGGCGCTCCGCCTCCCACTtcctagctctgtgaccttgggcgagTCGGTTGGACACGGGAGCCTTCCAAGATGCCACCTGTCCAATGGAGTCCATACCACTTCCCAGAGctgtttttgtgaggattaagtgagggCAGGAACGTAACATGGAGCCAGGCAGAGTAAGTGCTGAAAAAGATACTGCCTCTTCTTCTTATTAGTCTAGTTTTGGCAGGTGGGAAATTTGACGCTGAAAGAATTGCTTGCCCAAGCACAGGTAAGTGGTGCAGGCCTGACTTGAAACAGGTCTGATTCTGGAAATCACTGACAACCCCCAGTGCCTAAAATTTACAGGGCGGTCCACTCCACCCCCACTCCGCCCAGCCCAGCTCACCTTGGCAAGCCTGGTTACCCTTCTTTCTGGCCAACTGGCGGGCAGGGTGGAGGGTCTAGCCTGGGCCTAATGGAGCATCCAGCCCGGTTGTGCGGAGAGCCCAGCGCCCACGCTTCCCTTTGTCCCAGAGAACGGGAACCGCTACGAGGGCTCCTGGCAGAGAGGCCTGAAGAACGGGTCGGGACGTTTCTTCCACCTGGACCGTGGTCAGCTGTTCGAAGGCTTCTGGGTGGACGACGTGGCCAAGTGTGGCACCATGATCAACTTTGGCCGTGACGAGGCCCCTGTGCCCACCCAGTTCCCCATTCCTCAGGTAGGcagccccctcctgccctcaCCAGGGCCCTGCGGCCATGCCCTGAGAGAGGCAGAAACCAGCACCCGGCCACACCCAGCCCAGCCCGGGAGCCAACAACGAGGGTTTGTCTTCAGTCAGGGCCTCCTCAGCCAGGCTGGCAGCCCTGGGCCTTCCTGGCTCCCAAACAACCCCTCACTGCTTCCCTCTAGGTCCAAGTTCTAGACCCTGATGGTGTGCTGGCGGAAGCCTTGGCCACGTTCAAGGAAACGGAGAAGGAAGAGGATTGATGCCAGGTGAGGGGTGGGCATGcctgcctgctctgcccctgctGAGGCCGCTCGGGTCTCCTACGGCCAAGGGGCTTTGAGGCCGGACCAGAGAGAGTGGGTTTCTTGCTTCCAGCCACCCATCTGCTCCCTTTTGGTCCCTCCCCTTATCATGAAGGCCGGTTCATTCCACACCAGCCCAAATCCTTCCATTTGCACCCAGGCTTGCTGGGACGAGCCCTGGATTAGGAGGCAGGTGGCCTGTCACCCATATGCACTTGAGGAAGGGGGTCTCTGCTGGGCCCCCATTTCTCCACCTGTGTAGTcctggcacccccccccccaccccgggtgggtgtgagggagggagagaggaagagcatGGGTGCAGCACCTCAGAGGTGCCAGCTTTGCACCACTCCCTTGCCCCCGCACAGGATGCCAGAGCACAGCCCTGCCGGAGAAATCCAAGCACGTGGCACCCAACTGCTCGGACCGGCGCGGCTCACTCTGGAGCAGCCAGTGGTGTCACGGGGCACTCCCTTGGCACCCTCAGTGGGTGCCTCACTCCTCCCAGCACCCTACTGTTCTCCGCCCCAGGGAGGCCAGGCTTACCTGCCTGGCGTGGGGACCCTCTTCCTCCAGCCTTCATCCCGACTCGCTTCCTGTGTGTCTGAGAATAAAGGAGAACCCGGTGGCGTGAGCCCAGGGCCTGCGCTGAGGCTGgggggggagctggggaggggcttCAGGTAGAGGGAGGACCCCATGGGCAGGAGGAAGGGCAGCTCCTTCCAAATTGGACCTCCGGGACTCCCAGAAGAAAGGGCCTGCCTTGGGCCAACTGGCCAATGAGATTTGAGATTCAGCCCCGACTTGCTTAACATGGGGGCTCACAGCCCCCAATCACATGCGAATTGAAAGATAAAGGACGCCCAGGTCCTAGGCTGAGATCCCAACGTTTTGTGTCTGGGATGAGgcctgttttgttgtttttctccagAGTtccccagggagccaagagccCCTGACTTAGCAGCTCTGGGCCCCTAAGCATGTGACTTCAGGtgccccatctgtaaaatgggcctcGGACCTCAGAGGCGTTTCTTAAGGACTTGATAACAAGATGTAATAATGACAAGTAACACGTACAGAGGCTGACTGGGGCCAGCTGCCAGGGAAGAGGTTTGCGTAATTCTCGTCTGGACAACATTCCTGCGAGATAAGAGGGACTCTTGGATAATGTGTAAAGTGGGAGTTCTGGAGTCAGCCTGCCTGCGTGTGAATCCCAGCAGTGGTGTGTGTCATGCGCCTTTGGGAATGGCACCAAACCTCCCTGTTCTCTAGGTTTCCCTGCCTGTAACAAAGAACAATAACAGTATTCCCACCgggttattgtgaggatgaaATAAGGCCGTGGCTCTTAACTGGGGGCGACTTTGCCTCCCTCCCAGGGACATGTGGCTATGTGGAGATATTTCTGGTCGTTACAGCTGGCGAGTGAGGTTGCTACTGGCACCTGGCAGGGGCCAGGGACGCTGCTAAACATACCAGTTCCCAGGATGGCCCCCACAACAAAGCATGACCCAGGCCCAATGTCTGTAGTGCTGCAGCTGAGAAACCCTGAAACCTGGTGCAAGTGTCTGCACGTGGTAAAGGCTCCACTGATATTACCAATATTGAGCAGGGTCAGCCTGAAACCTAGAAATAACTGTAACTGCCAGCACAGTGCTTCCAGCTTCCagtgtttcctcttctgtgatcCCAACACCTTGTGAAGTGTCCTGCTATTAGCACCAtttcagaggaggaaactgagggtcaggGAAGCTCACAAGTCATCAAGTTAGAAAGCACCCATACGCAAACTTGGGTCTATTTGCAGTGTGTATAGGTGGCCACCGCTGCAAAgaaaaagtggggggaaggggtgcaTTTTTTATGTATAAAACATAGTATACTGGTAACAGTAAACTGGTAATGATGGTTGTCTCTGGGGAGCGGAGAACAGGGAGACAGCAAGTTTTCATTGTTGTATTcaattcaaaatataataaaactgaCATTAAAGAGAGGTTATGTTCTTAACTATCAGTGTTTCTGTAAGTTGCCTATGTGTGAAGAGTAGCTGAAGTGCTTGTTAAAAACAGATTCTGGGAGCGGacgtagctcaagtagttgagcacctacttcccatgtatgaagtcccgggtttgatccctggtacttcctaaaataaaacaaaacaaaacacatacatTCCAAGGACAGCCACACCAACCTGAACCAGAATCTCCAGGGGAAGAGcctggaaatctgcattttacAAGCCAACAGGTGACTCTTGAGTTCAGACAAGTTTAGCAAAGAGAACAGAATCAGACTACAGGGCCACAGTCCAGCAATTATTCCAGCCAGTTCCTGGGCCTCTGCACAGGTAGCAGGCAGCGATCTTAGGGAATGTGGGAAACATGTCCAGGTCTCCTCTGGGGACCAGTGGGGACTTCACACAGGGGCCTCTGCCCAGTCTTACCTGGCCCTTCTACCCCAGTCAGAGGGCGGTCCAGGCATAGGGCGGCGTGGGTCCTGGTGATACATGATGCAAGGTGGAGGCAAAGAGCGACAGCAGGGGAGGGGACAAGAGCTTTTAAGGTCACACTTTCCAAACTGGGTTCAAGTCTTGGGAACAGACCCAGGAACAATGATGGGAGAAAGACTGATGTCAGGCCTGTTGATGAACCAACCGACTTCCCCTTCAGCCACAGCATTTTGTTTTTGTGAAACTACTTTACATACTGGGTTTCTGGAACACAGGAGTCTCAAGGGCCTAGGGGAGCCAGGCGAGTAACGTAAGCGATGCTGGCTGGGATGATGAGGGAGTGCGGAGACTGGCCAACAGGCCAGGGCAATGGGAGACTGTTACTCAGTTCCTGCTCCTGCTCGCCCAGCAAGGTGGACCCAGTGCTGCggggtcttctcatttttcaagAAGCACCAGAATCAGGCCATCCATGTAAGGTTTTCGTGAGGGCCTAGGCTCTGAGCCAGACTTCCCAGGTTCGAAACCTGGtaagttgcttaacctcttttGAGCATCAATTTTGTCTTCTGTAAagtagggataataatagtacccatCTCATAGGCTTggcaaggattaaatgagctggTGTGTAACTGCATAGAGACCTGACAGCTCAATGCAATGCATGATCCTGGATTGGAGAAACCGCTGCCAAAAAGGACATTATGGGACAGGTGGGAAATTTGAACATGGATGTTAACGTTAGATACTGATATTGAATCAATGTCAAAATTTCTGAACTTGATCGTTGAATTGTGGGTAGGTAGAATGaccttgtttttaggaggaagtATTTAGGTATGAAAGATCACAAATACCGCAAATAAAACATATGGTTCAAGGAAAGactgtatgtatatatttcacttagtattcttgcaacttttctgtaggtttggaatttctcaaaataaaatgttggcaacatttaaaaaaaaactttgggaACCAGGGGAGAAAAAGACGGAGGAGCCCAGACCCAACAAACACAGACACAGGAGGAGCTGTCCCTTAGAGTATATTTGtgttcacacacacacgcacactcgGCTCTGAACAGGGAGGGAGCTCGAGACAGCAAGGTCAGGAAGCGTGCAGGTGGCACTGCGCAGGGAGGCACAAAGGGAGCCTTTGTCCCTGCTCTGGCCCCCACTGCCTCCCAACAGGAGGTGAACCTGGGTCTGGAAGGACAGGAAGTGCTTACTGTCTTAGAAGAAAATTTCAAAGTGCAgcaatttctcttaaaaaaaaaaacaaccaaccccCCTCTCTTCCCTCTACTCTGCCCCCTGAGGAAAGCCCAGCCCCCTGCACAGGCTGTCCTTGAGGCTGGGGCAAGACAAGGTCATGGGGAAGAGGTCAAGGCCAAGGCTCTGAAACGCCCCTAGCGGGGACGCTTAGGCGTAGTGGCTGCCAGGTGTCAGGGGGTGGTCCCCTCTGTGGTCCAGCTGGTCCTGCAAGCGGGCAAACTCGGCCAGCTCATTGAGCTCCTGGAACTGCCGGTCCGTCTTGTGGCTGACCAGCGAGCGGTAGAAGTGGACGGCGAAGACGATGAAGACCAGGCCGAAGGGGACCATGATGGTGGTGGAGGCGATGGCGGCCGCCTGGCCCGGGGTGATGCCGCCGCTGCTGCCGTTGGCAGCTGCGCCGCCGGCGGGGGGCTTGCTGGTGGGCCGCGGCTGGCCCGGCTGCTTCTTGAGGGGCAGGAACTTGACCCAGCAGAGCAGCACGACCTCGGCCAGGAAGAGCAGCGTGCCGATGACGGTGGAGAAGGCCCAGGCCAGCTCGATGTGGCGGTGCATGCGCTCGTGGGGCGACTCCTTGACCGAGTTGAGGTTGTGCACGTTGCTCACCGCCTCGATGTTCGGCAGGATGCAGGTGCTGATCATGAGCGCGAACAGGTGCACGGCCACCAGCACCGTGGTGCAGGCGCTGAAGGCGATGAGCAGCCCCGGCGGGTAGTCGTGCTCAGCATCCAGCTGCACCTCCACCATGGCGACctggggggcgggagggaggcGGGTGAGCGGCAGTGTGCACCCACTCTGGCGCTGGGACCCTGGGCAAGTCCCTTGGCCTCTGGgaacctcagtttccacatgtGTGTAATGGGGATAGTAAGAGCTGCCCACTTGGGGATGAGAAGGGGCAGGAAGTATTGAAGAAAGAAGGCTGCCcggatttgaatcccagctctgccacacaCTAGCTGTGTGTCTCTGGAAAAATCACTGAACCTCTCTCTGAGGCTCAATTTTCCAATTTTGAAAGAGGGATATAATATCAGTTCCTGAGACTTTTAACAATTTAAATGACAGCTCCTGGCAGACGGAAAACACCTTCCAAATGGTAACCATGCCTATCCCAGCTAGGGATTAAAAACCAAACacagtggaagcaacccaagtgtccactgaCAGAGGAATGGATGCTCAAAATGTGGTgtatctgggaagcggacttggctcaacaagagtgtccgcctaccacatgggaggtccagggttcaaacccagggcctccttgacccgtgtggagctggcccatgcacagtgctgatgcgcgcaaggagtgccgggccacgcaggggtgtcccccgtgtaggggagccccacgtgcaaggagtatgccccgtaaagagagccacccagcgcaaaaaaagtgcagcctgcccaggagtggcgccgcacacatggagagctgtcgcagcaagatgatgcaacaaaaaaagacacagaatcccagtgcccttgacaagaatacaagtgtaCACAGAACACAGCgggcggcggacttgacccagtggttagggcgtccgtctaccacatgggaggtccgcggttcaaaccccaggcctccctgacccgtgtggagctggcccatgcgcagtgctgatgcgcgcaaggagtgccgtgccacgcaagggtgtccccgcgtgggggagcccccacgcgcaaggagtgcgcccgtgaggagagccgcccagcgtgaaaagaaagagcagcctgcccaggaatggcgccgcccacacttcccgtgccgctgacgacaacagaggcggacaaagaaacaagatgcagcaaatagacaccaagaacagacaaccaggggagggggggaaattaaataaataaatgaatctttaaaaaacaaaaacaaaaaaaaaacatggatgaaccttgaagacatcatgttgagtgaaataagcgagACACagaacagatattgtatgatttcacttctataagatacttagaataagcaaattcacagagacagaaaaataGATTACAGGTTCCAGGGGCAAAGGGGAGATGGGGCGTggaatggggaattattgcttaatgggagCAGTTTCTGTTTGAGTGACAAAAAAGTTTTGGTGATAGATGGTGGCACAATACTACGAAGTAATTACTGTCACTCAGTACTGAGAACCACTGCTGtcaagtggttaaaatgggaaattgtgcTTTACacattacaataaaaattaaaagcaaaacaaaacaatgaaagcCCAAGACCTAAGTTTGAAATTACTGCAAAATAACaagtgaaagagaaaacaaaaacacaaaaaaacccaccTCCGCCCCACTGGCCCTGCACTCCACGCCCAAGCAGAGGCTTCTCTGCGTCCTGCTCTGGTGACAATGAGGGGGTGGTGGCAAGGTGAAGGCCCTCCAGGCCCTTTCTGAGAACACAGTGCACCGCTGGACAAGGAACCGAAGAGAGGCTTCCCGGAAGGATGGATTGGGCTGCCAGCAGTCTGAGGCCGGTGGGCTGGGacccaggggagggcagggaggccagaAGCCCCAGGGCTGTTTCCACCCCGGGCCAGgggcccaggccccagggctgACGCAGGCACTAGCTGCTCCCCAGTTCCTGGAGACCTGTGGACACAGGGTCACCGGGGCACGCCCCAGGCCTGCTACCCGCTGCTTCTCACCTGGGCCTCGCAAATCACCCCCATGCAAAGCGGCCAGCTCATCAGATCAGAGCTGGGCGCAGCGGGTGGTGGGCATGCTGCCAGGGTCTGCTGAAGCCAgggctggaggggctggggcagcggGTGCTGACGGAAACAATCCCATGGAGGACAGCACCTGTTTATCAAGTCTTCGTGCAGTGGATGCCAGGCTCAGGGTGGAGAGTGCCTGCAGCTGGCCCTGGGCCCTCCTCCGTCCTGGGAAGTGGGGTGGTGTGACCTCCTCCCCGCCCACTCTCTGCCCGAAACGCGTGGCCCTGTTGGAGAGGGTGTGTGCCCAAGACCTTTCATTCCCTGTGCCCCTGGGCCCCGCAGTGGCCGGGAGGGCAGCTCGGCGCAGAGGTGGGGAGCACGGGCTCTGGACCCAGGCCACCCGGTTCACACCCTGGCGCTGCCCTTTATTCGTCTGTGGGCctttctgtgcctcggtttccccacctgTCAAGTGACTGCAGGCCTTATCGGAAGGGTTAAGCGGGTTAATCCATGTAAACTACGTAGCGCCTGGCTAAATGCTACAATACTAGTGGACCTGTACTAACAATGAGACTTACTGTGAGTACGATGTTGAGAAGGCTCACCCCTAAACCCACTGTTACTACACGAACCCTTTTGAGGTTTCTACCCTCCTGCAGGAGCGGTGTGCTCGGGCCGAAAGGAACCCAGGACCAAACCTGCAGACCTGGGCTCTGGCTCCAGAACCTTCCCTGCTccactgtgtgaccctgggctcCCACTTCATCTGTCATATGGGGGATATGGTGAGAACAAGGGCCGGACACCTCAGGGAATCTGGCAAAGATCACGGACATGCTCCCTGAAACACCCACGCGTAGCCAGTCACAGGATTTCCAGACAATTTCAAGTGGATTCGCAgacaccgccaccaccaccacccttccAGAGTTTTGTCTAAAACGTCCCAGAATTGGGGACTTTATGTCCATTTCAGCCCAGATGCTTACAAAATGTTTCAGCCTCACGTAAATCAGGGGCAGCACCATCAGAGTTTCTACCATTTTAAAGCCACTGGCGGCCTGAAGCCAACCCCGAGAGCCAGCGGGTACGAGGGTGAGGTACTGGGCGGGGGCTGCAGCCCTGGACACTGGGCGTCAGGGCAGGTGTCACGCAGGCCCCCGGGGCACGGGGTGGTCTCTGTCCTCAGGCCTCCCACGcctggaggagggaaagggggggcACCGTCCACtaccccttccccgccccgcaCTTCCTCTTCCTGTTTTGGCCTGCTGCCCCGGATCCTGAAACCCAAGAAGGGCAAGCGAGAGAGGCCCACTGCTTGGCTGACCCGGGCCGCCAGCTACTTATTCATTCACCAGAAATGTCATGACCCCTTAAGGGGCCAGGCCCCAAGCTGGGCGCTGGGCATGCACAGGCTGCGTTCCCACCTGCTCACCACCTGGTGCTTCACCTGCGTCACATGCACCCCCGCTTGGCCTGTGTCTCCTTCCACCCAGGCGTGAAGAGCCTAGACCTGGGGCCAGAATCTTGGCTGTTCCTCCACCGACAGAGCTGGGGACCAAGGGGCCAGTTTTTAACCTCTCCGGGccagtttccttgtctataaaaggGGGTGATGAATGGACCTACTTCTTGGAGCTGTTTCGGGGATTCACTGAGTTCATGAATATGACGCCCTTATGGCGAGGCCTGGCCTGTAATAAACTCTATTTAAATATCAATGACTATTAGCAACATCATTATTATTCTTTGATAAAGGAGGAAACCGAGACTCAAAGAGGTGAGGTCAGCCaccaggggctgggtgggggtgcTGCTGTTGCATGGGGTAGCCTGGATCCGAACTCAGGTCCACTTGGTTCTAAGATCCACGTAAATGGGGGTAACAGGAGGCGCCCCTCACACTGTCGCACAAATGAGGCCTTGACGTGTGTTTATTTGGCACGGGGCCTGGCATACCAGAGG
Protein-coding regions in this window:
- the MORN3 gene encoding MORN repeat-containing protein 3 produces the protein MPMVKCPQKSDPLWKEWDRKARKNGLRHQVYAVNGDCYVGEWRDNMKHGKGIQIWKKRGAVYEGDWKFGKRDGYGTLSLLDQETGKSRRVYSGWWRDDKKAGYGIQFFGPKEYYEGEWCRSQRSGWGRMYYGDGDVFEGQWWNDKPHGEGMLRLKNGNRYEGSWQRGLKNGSGRFFHLDRGQLFEGFWVDDVAKCGTMINFGRDEAPVPTQFPIPQVQVLDPDGVLAEALATFKETEKEED
- the LOC101446748 gene encoding calcium release-activated calcium channel protein 1, which codes for MHPEPAPPPSSSSPELALSGGSTSSGSRRSRRRSGDGEPPGASPPAPALPYPDWIGQSYSEVMSLNEHSMQALSWRKLYLSRAKLKASSRTSALLSGFAMVAMVEVQLDAEHDYPPGLLIAFSACTTVLVAVHLFALMISTCILPNIEAVSNVHNLNSVKESPHERMHRHIELAWAFSTVIGTLLFLAEVVLLCWVKFLPLKKQPGQPRPTSKPPAGGAAANGSSGGITPGQAAAIASTTIMVPFGLVFIVFAVHFYRSLVSHKTDRQFQELNELAEFARLQDQLDHRGDHPLTPGSHYA